The proteins below are encoded in one region of Ignavibacteriota bacterium:
- the purL gene encoding phosphoribosylformylglycinamidine synthase subunit PurL, whose translation MSHDIDVTIELARELGLTDDEYAQILEYLGGRTPTYTELGMYSVMWSEHCSYKNSIAHLKTLPRSGGRLLVGAGEENAGLVDIGDGLAIAFKIESHNHPSAIEPFQGAATGVGGILRDVFTMGARPIAACDSLRFGSLDNPRVRFLLRGVVSGIGHYGNCFGVPTVAGEIYFDPSYTGNPLVNAMAVGIVRHGQVASAVASGEGNPVMIVGSSTGRDGIHGATFASVEISEESESKRPSVQVGDPFTEKLLLEATLEIIKEDLIIGIQDMGAAGITCSSTEMSAKGGAGMDVDLDLVPARETGMSAYEIMLSESQERMLVVVKKGNEARVREIFDKWDLHAVTIGHVTSDGLVTIRHQGRVLAQAPAHSMVLGGGAPVYHRETQRPEYLDVTAAFRPESVPVPTDLTAVLQELLATPNIASKRWVYEQYDTSVRTNSAQLPGGDAAVIRIKDTNKAIAVKTDCNGRYVYLNPRRGAMIAVAESARNVVCTGAEPLAITNCLNFGNPYKPEMFYMFAEAVAGMGEACRVFGTPVTGGNVSFYNEDPAGAVYPTPVIGMLGLIEDVDAMMTAHFRAEGDLVFLIGANQNDIGGSEYLAAVHGIVAGDAPHFDIEEEQRVQKAVLAMIRARLLSSSHDVSDGGLAVALAECCVTGPSPIGAHVRVYDTFRRDALYFGEAQSRVIVSCNPARKRDLVQIAMEHEVEIQELGVVGGSALLINDDVSADVREMADRYWHSLERRLADPV comes from the coding sequence ATGTCTCACGACATCGACGTCACAATCGAACTCGCGCGCGAACTCGGTTTGACGGATGACGAATACGCGCAGATACTCGAGTACCTCGGCGGACGCACGCCGACCTACACGGAGCTCGGCATGTACAGTGTGATGTGGAGTGAGCATTGCAGCTATAAAAACTCGATCGCGCATCTGAAGACGCTTCCGCGGTCCGGCGGCAGGCTCCTGGTCGGGGCAGGTGAAGAAAACGCGGGTCTTGTGGACATCGGCGACGGTCTCGCGATCGCCTTCAAGATCGAAAGCCACAATCACCCCTCCGCCATCGAGCCCTTTCAAGGCGCCGCGACGGGTGTGGGGGGCATTCTTCGCGACGTCTTCACAATGGGCGCGAGGCCAATCGCCGCCTGCGATTCCCTGCGCTTCGGATCTCTCGACAACCCCCGTGTGCGCTTTCTCCTGCGTGGTGTCGTCAGCGGCATCGGTCATTACGGCAACTGTTTCGGCGTCCCAACCGTCGCGGGGGAAATCTATTTTGATCCCTCGTACACGGGCAATCCGCTGGTCAACGCCATGGCCGTCGGCATCGTGCGGCACGGCCAGGTCGCGTCGGCGGTGGCGTCGGGAGAGGGGAATCCGGTGATGATAGTCGGTTCGTCCACGGGCCGCGACGGCATACACGGGGCGACATTTGCATCGGTCGAGATCTCCGAGGAATCGGAGTCGAAACGTCCCTCCGTACAGGTGGGTGATCCTTTCACCGAAAAGCTGCTGCTCGAAGCGACGCTCGAAATAATCAAAGAGGATCTGATTATCGGAATTCAGGACATGGGTGCCGCGGGCATCACCTGCTCGTCCACCGAAATGTCGGCCAAGGGCGGTGCGGGGATGGATGTGGATCTCGACCTGGTCCCCGCGCGTGAAACGGGCATGAGCGCCTACGAGATCATGCTGTCGGAATCGCAGGAGCGCATGCTTGTTGTGGTGAAGAAGGGGAATGAAGCGCGCGTGCGCGAAATCTTCGACAAGTGGGACCTTCACGCGGTGACCATCGGACATGTCACCTCCGACGGACTCGTGACCATCCGCCATCAGGGGCGCGTGCTTGCGCAGGCGCCGGCGCACAGCATGGTTCTCGGCGGCGGCGCGCCGGTGTACCATCGCGAGACACAACGGCCTGAATATCTCGATGTCACCGCCGCCTTCCGGCCCGAATCCGTTCCGGTCCCCACCGATCTCACCGCCGTCCTTCAGGAACTGCTCGCAACACCCAACATCGCGAGCAAACGGTGGGTCTACGAGCAGTACGACACCTCAGTACGCACCAATTCGGCGCAGTTGCCCGGCGGAGACGCGGCGGTGATACGGATCAAGGACACCAACAAGGCGATTGCGGTGAAAACCGACTGCAACGGCCGCTATGTGTACCTCAATCCCCGCAGGGGAGCGATGATCGCCGTGGCCGAGAGCGCGCGCAACGTGGTATGCACCGGTGCTGAACCGCTCGCGATCACGAACTGTCTCAACTTCGGCAATCCCTACAAGCCCGAGATGTTCTACATGTTCGCCGAGGCGGTTGCCGGTATGGGCGAGGCCTGCCGCGTCTTCGGAACCCCGGTCACGGGCGGCAATGTCAGCTTCTACAACGAGGATCCGGCGGGTGCCGTGTATCCCACGCCCGTCATCGGTATGCTCGGTCTGATCGAGGATGTGGACGCGATGATGACCGCTCATTTTCGCGCGGAAGGGGATCTGGTGTTCCTCATCGGAGCGAATCAGAACGATATCGGCGGCAGCGAATACCTCGCCGCAGTGCACGGCATCGTTGCAGGCGACGCGCCGCATTTCGACATCGAGGAGGAACAGCGTGTGCAGAAAGCCGTGCTCGCGATGATACGCGCGCGTCTTCTGTCGAGTTCCCACGATGTCTCCGACGGCGGTTTGGCTGTGGCACTCGCGGAATGCTGTGTGACGGGACCTTCCCCGATTGGAGCGCACGTGCGCGTGTACGATACCTTCCGTCGCGATGCGCTCTACTTCGGCGAGGCGCAGTCGCGCGTCATCGTCTCGTGCAATCCGGCGCGGAAACGCGACCTCGTGCAGATCGCGATGGAGCACGAGGTGGAAATCCAGGAACTCGGCGTGGTCGGCGGCTCCGCGCTGCTTATCAACGATGATGTGTCCGCCGACGTGCGCGAGATGGCGGACCGCTACTGGCATTCGCTGGAACGTCGGCTGGCCGATCCGGTCTGA
- a CDS encoding SGNH/GDSL hydrolase family protein has translation MKRTQTLFALAAFVVLCAGCSDDSITPAGVNTLGSVNPSSFVAIGNSITAGYQDGALYEAAQRYSMPALLASQLGTTMEQPLCPGDGVGNRIRLASFTPLALTSTPSASLPTNSTYPKPYNNLGVPGAVLFDALDTEDLARKYVTRKNPYFQIVMRDQVAFGSSIVAQALKLNPTLITFWLGNNDVLGFATSGGTSPAAPTNATAFDMLYGNALSALRQGAPNAAIVVANIPDVRSIPFFTTVGPVMSETLKGKSQQLGMALKLYFQAHGRTGPGLPSDSTDLMRENNVLIPLSGMAATAYIGDVTGAFWTAQGITPQQLAALNIDATKPFGLHPLNPWPDALVLDISEQTTAANAVAAFNASIRSAVDRLNSSTPKPPMPIALVDVNALLVKIASGGISVAGEKLTAGFISGGAFSFDGVHPSSKGNAVITNEFLRVINATYGANIAYVDMSRIPGIQVPMGKAGILKSGLRATPGTFDAVVRLFSN, from the coding sequence ATGAAACGCACACAGACTCTTTTTGCACTTGCCGCCTTCGTGGTGCTCTGCGCCGGGTGTTCCGACGACTCGATCACACCCGCGGGCGTGAACACGCTCGGCAGCGTCAATCCCTCGTCCTTTGTCGCCATCGGCAATAGTATCACGGCGGGCTATCAGGACGGCGCCCTGTATGAAGCGGCGCAGCGTTACAGCATGCCCGCGCTTCTTGCGAGCCAGCTCGGCACGACGATGGAGCAGCCGCTCTGCCCCGGCGACGGTGTCGGCAACCGCATCCGTCTCGCCTCGTTCACACCGCTGGCGCTGACCTCCACCCCGTCGGCGTCGCTGCCGACCAATTCCACGTATCCGAAACCGTACAACAATCTCGGTGTGCCGGGTGCGGTACTTTTCGACGCGCTCGACACTGAGGACCTCGCCCGCAAGTACGTGACGCGCAAGAATCCGTACTTCCAGATCGTCATGCGCGATCAGGTTGCGTTCGGGAGTTCCATCGTCGCGCAGGCGTTAAAGCTGAATCCGACGCTGATCACTTTCTGGCTCGGCAACAACGATGTGCTCGGTTTTGCGACCAGCGGCGGCACCTCGCCCGCAGCACCCACGAATGCCACCGCGTTCGACATGCTGTATGGCAATGCGCTCAGCGCACTGCGCCAGGGCGCCCCGAATGCGGCTATCGTTGTGGCGAATATCCCGGATGTCCGTTCCATCCCGTTCTTCACCACGGTTGGTCCGGTGATGTCTGAAACGCTCAAGGGCAAGTCGCAGCAGCTTGGTATGGCACTGAAGCTGTATTTCCAGGCGCACGGCCGCACCGGTCCGGGCTTGCCGAGCGATTCCACCGATCTCATGCGTGAAAACAACGTGCTCATCCCGCTCTCCGGCATGGCCGCCACCGCCTACATCGGCGACGTCACGGGCGCGTTCTGGACAGCGCAGGGTATCACACCGCAGCAGCTCGCGGCGCTCAACATCGACGCGACAAAACCCTTCGGCTTGCATCCGCTGAATCCCTGGCCCGACGCGCTCGTGCTCGACATCAGCGAGCAGACCACTGCCGCCAATGCTGTCGCGGCCTTTAACGCCTCGATCCGTTCCGCGGTCGACCGTCTGAACAGCTCGACGCCGAAGCCACCCATGCCGATAGCTCTCGTTGATGTAAATGCGCTGCTCGTGAAGATCGCGTCTGGCGGCATTTCGGTCGCAGGTGAAAAACTGACGGCGGGATTCATCTCCGGTGGTGCCTTCAGCTTCGATGGGGTACACCCGTCCTCCAAGGGCAATGCCGTGATCACCAACGAATTCCTTCGTGTGATCAACGCGACGTACGGCGCAAACATCGCGTACGTCGACATGTCGCGTATCCCCGGTATTCAGGTACCGATGGGCAAGGCAGGCATTCTCAAGTCGGGCCTGCGCGCCACACCCGGCACCTTCGATGCCGTCGTGCGTCTGTTCTCGAACTGA
- a CDS encoding outer membrane protein transport protein, whose protein sequence is MKRSILTLAVVAACVVIARLPVSAGGFQLNEHGARAMAQGGAFCARASDASALYFNPAGLSFQRGFQVMGGATLIMPSYTFYGPSNLQRNDKWEMESQLFYPPNLYITNTWNDGLLSGFAAGVGLNVPFGLGTRWADDWIGKAVTREIELQTFYITPTVSYAINDMIAVGAGANIVLSNVNLRRAVPNFSPEMGLELEGTGKTAVSWNAGLMFRPMDDVSIGLTYRSNTPIDFEGTASFIGRPNSVAALFPGGDVLTGIDLPATWYAGVAWMPMENLELEFDYQGIGWSSYDKLTIDFVNDATTDPVIKQADVTSPKNYEDAFIIRFGGEYTLPLLGLKLRAGYFYDSNPVPDAHLEPLLPDADRHGLNIGAGFNLGSNLTVDVAYLNLMFLNRTTTATSAPDGVYLDGTYTGNAQLFGLDITYRF, encoded by the coding sequence TTGAAACGATCGATTCTGACACTCGCCGTCGTGGCGGCCTGCGTGGTGATTGCGCGCCTGCCCGTATCGGCCGGCGGCTTCCAACTGAACGAACACGGCGCGCGCGCGATGGCGCAGGGCGGCGCGTTCTGTGCGCGCGCGAGCGACGCCTCGGCTCTCTACTTCAATCCCGCTGGTCTTTCGTTCCAGCGCGGTTTCCAGGTGATGGGCGGCGCAACCCTCATCATGCCGAGCTATACATTCTACGGCCCGAGCAACCTGCAGCGCAATGACAAGTGGGAAATGGAGTCGCAACTCTTCTATCCGCCCAACCTCTACATCACCAACACGTGGAACGACGGACTGCTCTCGGGCTTCGCCGCGGGAGTGGGACTCAATGTTCCGTTCGGACTTGGAACCCGCTGGGCCGACGACTGGATCGGCAAGGCGGTCACCCGTGAAATAGAACTGCAGACCTTCTACATCACACCGACCGTATCGTACGCCATCAACGACATGATCGCCGTGGGCGCGGGTGCGAACATCGTGCTGTCGAACGTGAATCTGCGCCGCGCCGTGCCGAACTTCTCGCCGGAGATGGGACTGGAACTCGAAGGCACCGGCAAGACAGCCGTGAGCTGGAACGCTGGTCTCATGTTCCGTCCGATGGACGATGTGTCCATCGGTCTGACCTACCGCTCCAACACGCCGATCGACTTCGAGGGTACCGCGTCCTTCATCGGCCGCCCGAACAGCGTGGCCGCGCTGTTCCCCGGCGGCGACGTGTTGACAGGCATCGATCTTCCCGCCACCTGGTACGCGGGTGTCGCGTGGATGCCGATGGAGAATCTGGAATTGGAATTCGATTATCAGGGCATCGGCTGGTCGTCGTACGACAAACTCACGATCGATTTTGTGAACGACGCCACCACCGATCCGGTCATCAAGCAGGCCGACGTGACCTCGCCGAAAAACTATGAGGACGCGTTCATCATTCGTTTCGGCGGTGAGTACACGCTTCCGCTGCTCGGGCTCAAGCTGCGCGCGGGATATTTCTACGACAGCAATCCCGTGCCCGACGCGCATCTCGAACCGCTGCTGCCCGATGCCGACCGTCATGGTCTCAACATCGGCGCGGGATTCAATCTCGGGTCGAACCTCACTGTCGATGTCGCGTACCTCAATCTGATGTTCCTCAACCGTACCACCACGGCGACGAGCGCGCCCGACGGCGTGTATCTCGATGGAACATACACGGGCAACGCGCAGCTCTTCGGTCTCGATATCACATACAGGTTCTGA
- a CDS encoding biotin/lipoyl-binding protein, whose translation MKKARARTGGHEFLVEQKHDGVHVNGHVLPVEWTAKGRQQWNLRVGAATYEAVLLPSDGEDGIVNVLIDGRAFRVEIDDEARLLLKKFETEQPTKVHAATLRSPMPGKITRVLVSVGELVEAGQGMVILEAMKMENELRSPAAGIVKSVRVEAGDAVEKNALLLEIA comes from the coding sequence ATGAAAAAGGCCCGCGCGCGCACCGGTGGACACGAGTTTTTAGTGGAACAGAAACACGACGGTGTGCACGTGAACGGGCATGTCCTGCCGGTCGAATGGACGGCAAAGGGCCGGCAGCAGTGGAACCTGCGCGTTGGAGCAGCGACATACGAGGCCGTACTCCTTCCGTCCGACGGCGAGGACGGCATTGTGAACGTGCTCATCGACGGCCGCGCGTTTCGTGTCGAGATCGACGACGAGGCGCGGTTGCTGCTCAAGAAGTTCGAAACAGAACAACCCACAAAAGTCCATGCCGCCACACTCCGTTCTCCGATGCCGGGCAAGATCACACGTGTGCTTGTGAGCGTGGGCGAGCTCGTCGAGGCAGGGCAGGGCATGGTTATTCTCGAGGCGATGAAAATGGAGAATGAACTGCGTTCGCCCGCTGCGGGCATTGTCAAGTCGGTGCGTGTCGAGGCGGGTGACGCCGTCGAAAAGAACGCGCTGCTGCTCGAGATCGCCTGA
- the accC gene encoding acetyl-CoA carboxylase biotin carboxylase subunit: MFSRCSVDPTANPSPHCTFLVKIRSILIANRGEIAVRIIRACREMGIRSVAVYSEADRASVHTRLADESYYIGPAESRSSYLDVAKLLEVARVARCDAVHPGYGFLSENADFAQAVADAGLVFIGPPASAIRAMGDKTAARTLMKARGVPVVPGTEDAISDPAEAAAVADQIGYPVLIKAAAGGGGKGMRVVEKPADLLRALESAANEARQAFGDDRVFLEKYILKPRHIEFQILADAHGNIVHLGERECSIQRRHQKVIEESPSSFVTPELRARMGEAAVMAGTACGYVNAGTIEFLVDANRDFYFLEMNTRLQVEHPVTEMVTGIDLVHLQVRVAQGERLPWMQEQIRFRGHAIEARLCAEDVRNNFFPSTGTIRNYRPSQGFGIREDSGVEEGSEITIHYDPMFAKLIAWGMDRHDAIAKMKRALDDFRIAGVETTIPFCRFVMDHPHFVKGDFQIDFVATSYRAEYLAEPTLDECRAAALAAALLGGRHTTASVPAASAAQATSRWKTRARGNCA; the protein is encoded by the coding sequence ATGTTTTCCCGTTGTTCGGTCGATCCAACTGCAAATCCGTCCCCTCACTGTACCTTTCTTGTGAAGATACGCTCCATTCTTATTGCCAATCGCGGCGAAATCGCCGTCCGAATCATTCGCGCCTGCCGCGAAATGGGAATACGCAGTGTGGCGGTGTATTCGGAAGCGGACCGTGCCTCGGTGCACACGCGTCTGGCCGATGAGTCGTATTATATAGGGCCGGCCGAATCGCGATCGTCGTATCTCGACGTCGCGAAACTGCTCGAGGTGGCGCGAGTGGCGCGCTGCGACGCAGTTCATCCGGGGTATGGTTTCCTCTCGGAGAACGCGGACTTCGCGCAGGCCGTAGCGGACGCAGGGCTTGTCTTTATTGGTCCGCCAGCGTCCGCCATCCGCGCAATGGGCGACAAGACGGCGGCCCGCACGCTCATGAAGGCACGCGGTGTGCCCGTCGTTCCGGGTACGGAGGATGCCATCAGCGATCCTGCCGAAGCAGCCGCGGTCGCGGACCAGATTGGATATCCCGTGCTGATCAAGGCCGCCGCGGGAGGCGGGGGCAAGGGGATGCGCGTGGTCGAGAAGCCCGCCGATCTGCTCCGTGCTCTCGAATCGGCAGCAAACGAGGCGCGGCAGGCCTTCGGCGACGACCGCGTGTTTCTCGAGAAGTACATCCTGAAACCCCGCCATATCGAATTCCAGATTCTTGCGGACGCGCACGGGAACATCGTCCATCTCGGCGAACGTGAGTGCAGCATACAGCGGCGTCATCAGAAGGTGATCGAAGAATCGCCCTCGTCGTTTGTGACACCGGAACTGCGCGCGCGCATGGGTGAAGCCGCGGTGATGGCAGGCACCGCCTGTGGCTACGTCAATGCGGGCACCATCGAATTTCTCGTCGACGCCAACCGCGATTTCTATTTCCTCGAAATGAACACGCGCCTGCAGGTCGAGCACCCTGTGACGGAAATGGTGACGGGAATCGATCTCGTGCACCTGCAGGTGCGCGTCGCGCAGGGCGAACGACTGCCGTGGATGCAGGAACAGATCCGTTTCCGCGGCCACGCCATCGAGGCGCGGCTCTGCGCCGAGGATGTGCGAAACAACTTCTTCCCCTCGACGGGAACGATACGGAATTACCGGCCCAGCCAGGGCTTCGGCATTCGTGAGGATTCGGGTGTTGAAGAGGGAAGCGAGATCACGATTCACTACGATCCCATGTTCGCCAAACTCATCGCATGGGGCATGGACCGGCACGACGCCATCGCCAAGATGAAGCGCGCCCTCGACGATTTCCGCATCGCGGGTGTCGAGACCACGATTCCGTTCTGCCGATTTGTGATGGACCATCCGCACTTCGTCAAGGGCGATTTTCAGATCGACTTTGTTGCGACGTCCTACCGGGCCGAATATCTCGCCGAACCCACGCTCGACGAATGCCGCGCGGCCGCACTGGCTGCGGCGTTGCTCGGGGGGCGGCACACGACTGCGTCAGTGCCCGCCGCATCGGCTGCACAGGCCACATCGCGTTGGAAAACACGCGCCCGGGGGAATTGCGCATGA
- a CDS encoding peptidase M64, with protein sequence MKSVVTALLFVAALAASHAQPDFHRYFVDRTMRVDYFHSGTKDTDQYALDRVYGEGTWPGSLVNLIDTLNRGESLARVYDLRTGVLLYSRGFSTVFGEWQTTDEAVRGLRKTISETVRFPFPKQPVQLTLSKRDKYSVFHELFSIVIDPNDPTQVVTENRSANAEVLPLMDNGDPHKKVDIVIVGDGYAADDIAKFKADAKHFNDVMFGTSPFKERKADFNVRAVCLPSAESGIDIPDKNVWKNTPLGTMYNTFGSARYVLTEANREMRDALSQVPYDFVCILINDSRYGGGGIYQLYTTTYTIEKNKGQEWQRDYVYVHEFGHSFGGLGDEYYSSSTGYNEFYPEGVEPWEPNVTRLLQAPAVKWSAMASKDLALPTDWGKSAYDSIGTQLSRLDRLAEDYYSKRDPLKKKQEAILTNAALRGKVGAFEGAGYVSTGMYRPSLDCRMFSLSLVDFDPVCRAAIEQQIDFYAK encoded by the coding sequence ATGAAATCCGTAGTCACCGCCCTGCTGTTTGTAGCCGCCCTCGCCGCGTCGCACGCGCAGCCGGACTTCCACCGCTACTTCGTCGACCGCACGATGCGCGTCGACTACTTCCATTCCGGCACAAAGGACACCGACCAGTACGCGCTCGACCGCGTGTACGGCGAGGGCACGTGGCCGGGCAGTCTCGTGAACCTCATCGACACACTCAACCGCGGCGAGAGTCTCGCGCGCGTGTACGATCTGCGCACCGGCGTGCTGCTGTACTCGCGTGGCTTCTCGACAGTGTTCGGCGAGTGGCAGACGACGGACGAGGCGGTCAGGGGTTTAAGAAAAACCATTTCCGAAACCGTGCGCTTCCCCTTCCCGAAACAGCCGGTACAGCTCACGCTCTCGAAACGCGACAAATATTCGGTGTTCCATGAACTGTTCTCGATTGTGATCGATCCGAACGATCCCACGCAGGTCGTCACGGAAAATCGCTCGGCCAACGCCGAAGTGCTCCCGCTCATGGACAATGGCGATCCCCACAAAAAGGTCGACATCGTGATCGTGGGTGATGGCTACGCGGCCGACGATATTGCAAAGTTCAAGGCCGACGCAAAACATTTCAACGACGTGATGTTCGGCACCTCGCCGTTCAAGGAGCGCAAGGCCGACTTCAACGTGCGCGCCGTATGCCTTCCATCCGCCGAATCGGGCATCGATATTCCGGACAAGAATGTCTGGAAAAACACGCCGCTTGGAACGATGTACAACACCTTCGGATCCGCCCGCTACGTGCTGACCGAAGCGAATCGGGAGATGCGCGACGCCCTGTCGCAGGTGCCCTACGACTTCGTCTGCATTCTGATCAACGACAGCCGTTACGGCGGCGGCGGCATTTACCAACTCTACACCACCACATACACGATCGAGAAAAACAAGGGCCAGGAATGGCAGCGCGACTACGTGTATGTGCACGAGTTCGGACACAGCTTCGGCGGACTCGGCGACGAGTATTATTCCTCGTCCACCGGCTACAACGAATTTTATCCCGAGGGTGTGGAACCGTGGGAGCCGAATGTCACACGCCTCCTGCAGGCACCCGCTGTGAAATGGAGCGCCATGGCCAGCAAGGACCTCGCGCTTCCGACGGACTGGGGCAAATCCGCCTACGACAGCATCGGCACGCAGCTCTCGCGCCTGGACCGCCTTGCCGAGGATTATTATTCCAAGCGCGATCCGCTCAAGAAGAAACAGGAAGCGATATTGACCAATGCCGCCCTGCGCGGAAAGGTCGGCGCCTTCGAGGGTGCCGGGTACGTTTCGACGGGCATGTACAGGCCGTCGCTCGACTGCCGTATGTTTTCGTTGAGTCTTGTTGATTTTGATCCGGTGTGCCGCGCGGCGATCGAACAGCAGATCGACTTCTACGCGAAATAG